Proteins from a single region of Limosilactobacillus fermentum:
- the alr gene encoding alanine racemase, with protein MVSARLRKTDLVVDLKALGANVQRQREQLAPGSRILAVVKANAYGNGMVPVASALARAGVEGFCVALLDEAIELRDSGIQELVLVLGITPVEYAPLAAAQGISLTVGSLEWLKNYQRLAKEEGIKQPLKVHLALDTGMGRIGFTTPEDFKEALQLVAAPCFEFEGIFTHFATADEEDATYFERQRARFDDFMAVVTKRPPFVHVANSATGLWHQKSIVANTIRMGISMYGANPSGVGIKESFPLEPVTSLVTHATYVKQLKAGESVSYGATYTAKEDEWVATLPVGYADGYPRRMQGFYVLVDGQRCEVLGRVCMDQMMVRLPKEYPVGTEAVLMGRSLDQEITVTDVAEYAHTINYEILTGMGARLHRRYLG; from the coding sequence ATGGTAAGTGCACGGTTACGAAAAACGGACCTTGTCGTTGACCTCAAGGCCCTAGGGGCAAATGTACAAAGGCAACGGGAACAATTAGCTCCTGGCAGCCGGATTTTAGCGGTCGTAAAGGCCAACGCCTACGGTAACGGAATGGTGCCGGTGGCGTCAGCTTTAGCTAGGGCGGGGGTCGAAGGTTTTTGCGTGGCCCTGCTCGATGAGGCAATTGAGTTACGTGATAGCGGGATTCAAGAGTTAGTTTTAGTGCTGGGCATTACCCCAGTTGAGTACGCCCCCCTAGCGGCCGCCCAAGGCATTTCCCTGACGGTGGGGAGCCTAGAGTGGTTAAAGAACTACCAACGGCTGGCAAAAGAAGAGGGGATCAAGCAACCCCTCAAGGTTCACCTGGCCCTAGACACCGGGATGGGACGAATTGGCTTTACCACGCCGGAGGACTTTAAAGAAGCCCTGCAATTAGTAGCGGCGCCCTGCTTTGAATTTGAGGGGATCTTCACCCATTTTGCGACCGCCGACGAAGAGGACGCCACTTACTTTGAGCGGCAACGGGCCCGCTTCGATGACTTCATGGCGGTGGTAACGAAACGACCGCCGTTTGTTCACGTGGCTAATTCGGCCACCGGGCTGTGGCACCAAAAATCAATCGTCGCCAACACGATTCGGATGGGGATTTCAATGTACGGGGCTAACCCATCGGGAGTCGGAATCAAGGAATCCTTCCCGCTCGAACCGGTAACCTCCTTGGTGACCCACGCAACCTACGTTAAGCAATTAAAGGCGGGTGAGTCGGTTTCTTACGGGGCAACGTATACCGCTAAAGAAGACGAATGGGTGGCTACCCTACCGGTAGGCTACGCCGATGGCTATCCCCGCCGGATGCAAGGCTTTTACGTCCTCGTTGACGGCCAGCGCTGTGAGGTCTTGGGCCGGGTTTGCATGGACCAGATGATGGTTCGCCTGCCTAAGGAATACCCGGTTGGGACCGAAGCGGTTTTGATGGGCCGCTCCTTAGATCAAGAAATCACCGTAACTGACGTGGCGGAATACGCCCACACGATTAACTACGAAATTCTTACCGGGATGGGTGCCCGGCTTCACCGGCGCTACCTAGGCTAG
- a CDS encoding DEAD/DEAH box helicase, with product MYFSELGLSNKLLKAIQRSGYEEATPIQEQTIPMVLAGKDVIGQAQTGTGKTAAFGLPTIEHVDVENPAIQALIISPTRELAIQTEEELFRLGKEKRVKVQVVYGGADIRRQIRSLEKNPQILVGTPGRLRDHLRRGTVDLSGVQTLVLDEADEMLNMGFLEDIEDIIKQTPSERQTLLFSATMPPEIKRIGVQFMHDPQTVKIKAKELTTDLVDQYYVRAKDYEKFDIMTRMIDVQDPDLTIVFGRTKRRVDELSRGLIARGYNAAGIHGDLTQDRRSKIMRRFKEGHLDILVATDVAARGLDISGVTHVYNYDIPSDPDSYVHRIGRTGRAGHHGVSLTFVTPNEMNYLHEIEKLTRARMLPLKPPTEEEAFRGQVASAYNDIDSLVADPTTNRYSEDAAKLLEKYDAVELVAALLNDLTKDDASQVPVKITPERPLPSRNRNGRGGNYRRGGHGNSHRNFHRNGGDGHRRFNGDRKRRFSNNRNRRRED from the coding sequence TTGTATTTTAGTGAATTAGGTTTATCCAACAAGTTGCTCAAGGCGATCCAACGCTCCGGTTACGAAGAGGCCACGCCGATCCAAGAACAAACGATCCCGATGGTCTTAGCCGGCAAGGACGTGATCGGCCAGGCCCAAACTGGGACTGGGAAGACGGCAGCGTTTGGCCTGCCAACCATTGAGCACGTTGACGTGGAAAACCCGGCAATTCAAGCCCTGATCATCTCCCCGACCCGGGAGTTGGCCATCCAAACCGAAGAGGAACTCTTCCGCCTCGGTAAGGAAAAGCGCGTGAAGGTCCAAGTGGTTTACGGGGGCGCCGATATCCGCCGCCAAATCCGTTCCTTAGAAAAGAATCCCCAAATCCTGGTCGGGACGCCGGGGCGGTTGCGTGACCACTTGCGCCGCGGAACGGTCGACTTATCTGGGGTGCAAACCCTAGTCTTAGACGAAGCCGATGAAATGTTGAACATGGGCTTTTTAGAAGACATCGAAGACATCATCAAGCAAACGCCAAGCGAACGCCAAACCCTGCTCTTTTCGGCCACCATGCCGCCGGAAATTAAGCGGATTGGGGTTCAATTTATGCACGACCCGCAAACCGTTAAGATCAAGGCTAAGGAACTGACCACCGACCTGGTGGATCAGTACTACGTTCGGGCCAAGGATTACGAGAAGTTTGACATCATGACCCGGATGATCGACGTCCAAGACCCGGACCTGACGATCGTCTTTGGCCGGACCAAGCGTCGGGTCGATGAACTATCCCGCGGGCTGATTGCCCGGGGCTACAACGCCGCCGGGATTCACGGTGATTTGACCCAGGACCGGCGCAGCAAGATCATGCGCCGCTTTAAGGAGGGCCACTTGGACATCTTAGTGGCAACCGACGTGGCGGCCCGGGGCTTAGACATTTCCGGGGTGACCCACGTTTACAACTACGACATCCCGTCTGACCCGGATTCTTACGTTCACCGGATTGGCCGGACGGGCCGGGCCGGGCACCACGGTGTCTCTTTAACCTTCGTGACGCCAAACGAAATGAATTACCTGCACGAAATCGAGAAGTTAACCCGGGCCCGGATGTTACCGCTGAAGCCACCGACGGAAGAAGAAGCCTTCCGTGGTCAAGTGGCCAGCGCCTACAACGACATTGATTCCTTGGTGGCTGATCCGACGACCAACCGTTACAGCGAAGACGCCGCTAAGTTGTTGGAAAAGTACGACGCCGTTGAATTGGTGGCGGCCCTTTTAAACGACCTGACTAAAGACGACGCCAGTCAAGTACCGGTCAAGATCACACCGGAACGACCACTACCAAGTCGCAATCGCAACGGTCGCGGTGGAAACTACCGTCGCGGCGGGCACGGTAATTCACACCGTAACTTCCACCGGAACGGGGGCGATGGTCACCGGCGTTTCAATGGTGACCGTAAGCGGCGCTTTTCAAACAACCGGAACCGGCGCCGCGAGGATTAA
- a CDS encoding type II toxin-antitoxin system PemK/MazF family toxin translates to MERKIIRGDVYYADLNPVLGSEQGGIRPVVVVQNNVGNRHSPTVIVVAITARMQKHRLPTHVQLNQGAAGLAHDSVILCEQIRTIDKTRLKQLVTRLPRAVMDQVDQALRVSLAVEK, encoded by the coding sequence ATGGAGCGGAAAATCATTCGGGGCGATGTCTATTACGCCGACTTAAACCCAGTCCTAGGGTCCGAACAGGGCGGGATCCGGCCGGTAGTGGTAGTACAAAATAACGTTGGTAACCGCCACAGCCCAACCGTGATCGTGGTTGCCATTACCGCCCGGATGCAAAAACACCGCCTCCCCACTCACGTTCAGCTCAACCAAGGGGCCGCCGGGCTGGCTCATGATTCCGTAATCTTGTGTGAGCAGATTCGCACGATCGACAAGACCCGGCTCAAACAGCTCGTCACCCGCCTACCCCGAGCGGTGATGGACCAGGTTGACCAGGCGCTCCGGGTAAGCTTAGCCGTTGAGAAATAA
- a CDS encoding S1 domain-containing RNA-binding protein, which produces MALEEGAKVSGTVSGITNFGAFIDLADNKTGLVHISQVSDKFIKDIHDVLTVGDKVMVKVMKIEGNGKIALSMKQATPTEPAKRDHHDQQPSERLSHGHDDRQNRHHEPRGFSRPARSFSGRGNFGHHKPSGDFNDMLSSYLKESESRLSNLKRQTDGKRGGRGGRRS; this is translated from the coding sequence ATGGCACTTGAAGAAGGCGCAAAGGTTTCGGGTACCGTTTCGGGAATTACGAACTTTGGAGCGTTTATTGATTTAGCAGATAATAAGACGGGACTCGTTCACATCAGCCAGGTCTCCGATAAGTTCATCAAAGACATTCACGATGTCTTAACGGTTGGCGATAAGGTGATGGTAAAGGTCATGAAGATTGAAGGCAACGGCAAGATCGCCCTTTCAATGAAGCAGGCTACGCCAACGGAGCCGGCCAAGCGTGATCACCACGATCAGCAACCAAGTGAGCGGTTAAGCCACGGCCACGATGACCGCCAGAATCGTCATCACGAACCCCGTGGTTTCTCCCGTCCCGCTCGTAGCTTCAGTGGCCGGGGGAATTTTGGCCATCACAAGCCGTCCGGGGACTTTAACGACATGCTATCCTCCTACCTTAAGGAAAGTGAATCCCGTTTGTCGAATTTAAAGCGGCAAACCGATGGTAAGCGGGGCGGCCGGGGTGGCCGGCGAAGCTAA
- the mfd gene encoding transcription-repair coupling factor, producing MKLTELAKQQPAFSKIKEVIDSGQRQLITGVSGSAKTLLLAALQGELSHPQLVVCDSLYHMQELVADLENLLGEDQVFAFPVEEVLATEVATASPDYRLQRVQALNTLLADQAAVVVTDAAGLRRRLPKPGDFQAATLTVEVGGELDPTTVGTQLMAMGYQRQKMVLKPGDFAMRGSIVDIYALNTAHPVRIDLFDTEVDSLRYFDAESQRSVENIRAVTILPATDFIAPPAKLAQLKGGLQDDYHHLAQTADEEERQALFGLFDPVISALDAGQLPVEMLEYADRVYEQPASLLDYLPAKSNLVLDDWGRIKESAKRITEQETAWLMDKVAAKRRVRGATLDNGVMETLPKRPGPQTYLALFQKGLGQVKLAQISDLATREMQRFFSQLDLLKGELKRWQSQGATVVIMANSPERRNQVATTLADFGVAVVQTAPDQLMEHQVQLVAATLANGFEMPPANLVVITEAEMFKQVKNRRPRAQKLANAERIKSYTDLKPGDYVVHVNHGIGLFAGIKTMEVDGVHQDYMVLDYRDNAQIFVPVTQLNLVQKYVSAESKTPRLNRLGGVEWAKTKRRVAAKIEDIADDLVDLYAKRETEKGFAFPKDDYLQEKFDDEFPYAETKDQLQSIQEIKADMERPRPMDRLLVGDVGYGKTEVALRAIFKAVAGGKQVAFLVPTTILAQQHYDTMKARFEGFPVTIALMSRFKTAKELKETDRGLLNGEIDIVVGTHRILSKDVQFKDLGLLIVDEEQRFGVKHKERLKQLKANVDVLTLTATPIPRTLHMSMMGVRDLSVLETPPTGRYPIQTYVLEQNGAVIRDGILREMQRGGQVYYLHNRVHDIERVVAQLAELVPEARIGYIHGQMSENELEGVLYDFIRGEYDVLVTTSIIETGVDIANVNTLFVEDADRLGLAQLYQIRGRIGRSNRVAYAYFMYQENKVLTEQGEKRLAAIRDFTELGSGFKIAMRDLSIRGAGNLLGKQQHGFIDSVGYDLYTEMLADAVATKQGKKRPVKSNAEVELGVEAYLPSTYVDDQRQKIELYKQIRRAKSEEELTELAGDLIDRFGDYQTPVANLLTIGTIKLYADQAMLSEIERKRDNIYVNFTVVGSKKINAPQIIQALAKTRFKATMDEKEDGAISLRLVIQPKMTEQDWLNQLLALTRELGQRVQEANNEQEGETKQ from the coding sequence GTGAAGTTAACGGAGTTGGCCAAGCAACAGCCAGCCTTTTCAAAAATTAAGGAGGTCATTGATAGTGGCCAGCGCCAGTTGATTACCGGGGTTTCCGGGTCGGCTAAAACGCTCCTGTTAGCGGCGCTGCAAGGGGAGTTGTCACACCCGCAGTTAGTGGTGTGCGACAGTCTTTATCACATGCAAGAGCTGGTCGCCGACCTTGAAAACCTGCTTGGTGAGGACCAGGTCTTTGCCTTTCCGGTCGAAGAGGTGTTGGCAACCGAAGTGGCGACCGCTTCACCTGACTACCGCTTGCAACGGGTTCAGGCCCTCAATACCCTTTTGGCAGACCAAGCGGCCGTCGTTGTGACGGATGCGGCGGGTCTGCGCCGGCGCCTGCCCAAACCGGGGGATTTTCAAGCCGCCACCCTGACGGTCGAAGTCGGGGGTGAACTTGATCCAACTACGGTGGGGACCCAGTTGATGGCGATGGGCTATCAGCGCCAAAAGATGGTCTTAAAACCCGGGGACTTTGCCATGCGGGGGTCGATTGTCGACATTTACGCCCTGAACACGGCCCACCCGGTGCGGATCGACCTCTTTGACACCGAGGTGGATTCCCTACGCTACTTTGACGCCGAAAGCCAGCGGAGCGTTGAAAACATCCGGGCGGTGACGATCTTGCCCGCTACCGATTTCATCGCCCCACCCGCCAAGTTAGCCCAGCTAAAGGGGGGGTTGCAAGACGATTACCACCACTTAGCTCAAACGGCGGATGAAGAGGAACGCCAGGCCCTGTTTGGCCTCTTTGACCCGGTCATCTCCGCTTTGGACGCGGGGCAGTTACCAGTGGAAATGCTGGAGTACGCCGACCGGGTGTACGAACAGCCGGCCTCCTTGCTCGACTACCTACCCGCGAAAAGCAACCTGGTCTTAGACGACTGGGGGCGGATTAAGGAGAGCGCTAAGCGAATTACGGAGCAAGAAACCGCCTGGTTGATGGATAAGGTGGCCGCTAAACGCCGGGTCAGGGGTGCCACCCTTGATAACGGGGTGATGGAAACCCTACCCAAGCGCCCGGGCCCCCAGACCTACCTAGCCCTCTTTCAAAAGGGGCTTGGACAAGTCAAACTGGCGCAGATCTCTGACTTAGCAACGCGGGAGATGCAGCGCTTCTTTTCCCAATTGGACCTTTTAAAGGGTGAGCTCAAGCGCTGGCAGTCCCAGGGGGCAACGGTTGTGATCATGGCCAACAGCCCGGAACGTCGAAACCAAGTCGCCACTACCCTAGCAGACTTTGGGGTGGCGGTTGTTCAAACGGCGCCCGACCAGCTAATGGAACACCAGGTCCAGCTGGTGGCGGCCACCTTAGCTAACGGATTTGAAATGCCCCCGGCCAACTTGGTGGTGATTACCGAGGCGGAAATGTTCAAACAGGTTAAGAACCGCCGTCCACGGGCCCAGAAGTTAGCGAATGCCGAGCGGATCAAGTCCTACACCGACTTAAAGCCGGGCGATTACGTGGTCCACGTGAACCACGGGATTGGCCTGTTTGCCGGGATTAAGACGATGGAAGTCGATGGCGTTCACCAGGATTACATGGTGTTAGATTACCGCGACAACGCCCAGATCTTCGTGCCAGTTACCCAGTTAAACCTGGTTCAAAAGTACGTTTCGGCTGAATCAAAGACGCCCCGCTTAAACCGCTTAGGGGGCGTTGAGTGGGCCAAAACCAAGCGGCGGGTGGCGGCCAAAATTGAAGACATTGCCGACGACTTGGTCGACCTTTACGCCAAGCGCGAGACCGAAAAGGGCTTTGCCTTTCCCAAGGATGACTACTTGCAAGAGAAGTTTGACGATGAATTCCCGTACGCCGAAACTAAAGACCAACTACAAAGCATCCAGGAAATTAAGGCTGACATGGAACGCCCGCGGCCAATGGACCGGCTCTTAGTCGGTGACGTTGGTTACGGCAAGACCGAGGTCGCCCTGCGTGCCATCTTCAAGGCCGTTGCCGGGGGCAAGCAGGTCGCCTTTTTGGTCCCCACCACCATCTTAGCTCAGCAGCACTACGACACGATGAAGGCCCGCTTTGAAGGCTTTCCGGTCACAATTGCCCTGATGTCACGCTTTAAGACCGCCAAGGAATTAAAGGAGACCGACCGGGGGCTTTTGAACGGCGAAATTGATATCGTGGTGGGGACCCACCGGATCTTATCTAAAGACGTCCAGTTTAAGGACCTGGGGCTCTTGATTGTTGACGAAGAACAGCGCTTTGGCGTCAAACACAAGGAGCGCTTAAAGCAACTCAAAGCCAACGTCGATGTCTTAACCCTGACGGCGACGCCCATCCCGCGGACCTTGCACATGTCGATGATGGGGGTGCGGGACCTGTCCGTCTTAGAGACCCCGCCGACGGGCCGTTACCCGATTCAAACCTACGTCTTGGAACAAAACGGCGCCGTGATTCGGGATGGGATCCTGCGCGAAATGCAACGGGGCGGGCAGGTCTATTACCTGCATAACCGGGTTCACGACATTGAACGGGTGGTCGCGCAGTTAGCGGAGCTGGTTCCCGAAGCCCGGATTGGCTACATTCACGGCCAGATGAGTGAAAACGAGTTGGAAGGGGTGCTGTACGATTTTATCCGCGGTGAGTACGACGTCTTAGTAACCACCTCGATCATCGAAACCGGGGTCGATATCGCTAACGTTAACACTCTCTTTGTCGAAGACGCCGATCGCTTGGGGCTAGCCCAACTTTACCAGATTCGGGGGCGGATCGGTCGCAGCAACCGAGTGGCTTACGCTTACTTCATGTACCAGGAAAATAAGGTTCTAACTGAACAGGGCGAAAAGCGGTTAGCTGCCATTCGGGACTTCACCGAGCTAGGGTCGGGCTTTAAGATTGCCATGCGTGACCTGTCGATCCGGGGGGCCGGTAACCTCCTGGGTAAGCAGCAGCACGGTTTCATCGATTCGGTTGGTTACGACTTGTACACCGAGATGTTAGCTGATGCGGTGGCCACCAAACAGGGAAAGAAGCGACCGGTTAAATCGAACGCCGAAGTCGAGCTCGGAGTCGAAGCCTACTTGCCAAGTACTTACGTCGACGACCAGCGCCAAAAGATCGAATTGTACAAGCAGATTCGCCGGGCCAAGAGTGAAGAAGAACTGACCGAATTGGCTGGTGACCTAATTGACCGCTTTGGGGACTACCAAACGCCGGTGGCGAACTTATTAACGATCGGGACGATCAAGCTGTACGCCGACCAGGCAATGCTAAGCGAAATTGAGCGCAAGCGCGATAACATTTACGTCAACTTTACGGTGGTTGGTAGTAAAAAAATTAACGCCCCACAAATTATCCAGGCCCTGGCCAAGACCCGCTTTAAGGCCACCATGGATGAAAAAGAGGACGGCGCCATTTCCTTACGGCTGGTAATCCAACCAAAGATGACGGAACAGGACTGGTTGAACCAGCTACTGGCGCTTACCAGGGAATTGGGTCAGCGAGTGCAAGAAGCAAACAATGAACAAGAAGGGGAAACCAAGCAATGA
- the acpS gene encoding holo-ACP synthase — MIAGIGIDVAEIDRIKRAVEKTPSFINKVLTKGEQAQLATLKNQRYYEYIAGRFSLKEAYSKALGTGIGRHVSFLDVEIIDNELGQPVVVSHPFDGPAHASVSHTGQLVFTEVILEKGE, encoded by the coding sequence ATGATTGCCGGGATCGGGATTGACGTCGCCGAGATTGACCGGATCAAGCGGGCGGTCGAAAAGACCCCGTCCTTTATCAACAAGGTGTTAACGAAGGGCGAACAAGCCCAGCTAGCGACCCTCAAAAACCAGCGCTACTACGAGTACATTGCCGGCCGTTTTTCTTTGAAGGAGGCGTACTCTAAGGCGTTGGGGACGGGGATTGGCCGGCACGTTAGCTTCTTAGACGTTGAAATTATCGATAATGAGTTAGGGCAACCGGTGGTGGTAAGCCACCCGTTTGACGGTCCTGCCCACGCTAGCGTCAGTCACACCGGTCAGCTAGTCTTTACGGAAGTTATTTTAGAAAAAGGGGAGTAA
- a CDS encoding FtsB family cell division protein produces MQKRHYRIAALNTIYARRIAENRRYRYRVHVRRAKIMYSIILVVALILGFQLWQSKQTLAKVNQNIDQQRTVLKQKQATGKKLTKQISLLHNQDYLEQLIRSKYNYSKTGETIYNFAD; encoded by the coding sequence ATGCAAAAGAGACACTATCGTATTGCGGCGCTAAACACCATTTACGCCCGCCGGATAGCGGAAAACCGCCGGTATCGCTACCGGGTTCACGTTCGCCGGGCGAAGATTATGTACTCCATTATTTTAGTGGTGGCCCTGATTCTCGGTTTCCAACTGTGGCAAAGCAAGCAAACCCTCGCCAAGGTCAACCAAAACATTGACCAGCAACGGACGGTCCTCAAGCAAAAGCAGGCAACCGGCAAGAAGTTAACCAAGCAAATTTCGTTGTTACACAACCAGGATTACCTCGAGCAGTTGATTAGATCCAAGTACAACTACTCTAAGACTGGTGAAACGATTTATAATTTTGCTGATTAA
- a CDS encoding RNA-binding S4 domain-containing protein, with protein MRLDKFLKVSRIIKRRAIAKKIADQGRIMINDKVAKSSSDVRVGDVLTIEFGNKTEKVQVNQLVETTKKDEVAGMYEILEESYAEDFGKE; from the coding sequence ATGAGATTGGATAAGTTTTTAAAGGTATCACGAATCATTAAACGCCGGGCAATTGCCAAAAAGATTGCCGATCAGGGACGGATCATGATCAACGACAAGGTGGCCAAGTCTTCCAGCGACGTCAGGGTTGGCGACGTACTGACGATTGAGTTCGGTAACAAGACCGAAAAGGTACAGGTCAACCAGTTGGTGGAAACGACTAAGAAGGACGAGGTCGCCGGGATGTACGAAATTTTAGAGGAAAGCTACGCCGAAGACTTCGGCAAGGAATAA
- the cbpA gene encoding cyclic di-AMP binding protein CbpA: MIFNSLIQPKDQLTTLSENATLAEALSTLENTGYRCVPILDATGTLFRGNIYKMHLYRHKSRGGDMSLPVTTLLKNATKFISKDAAFYNVFFTIRDLPYIAVLDENNRFYGILTHNRLLQMLATAWNVNSGSYVLSVAVRDERGTLVAIAKEITRFCQIANVLSISPTKDEKQVLITLPDGVTQETVDKIVRRLNRKNLPVIEIENLHPNL, translated from the coding sequence ATGATTTTTAATTCCCTCATCCAACCAAAGGATCAACTAACGACCCTCTCTGAAAACGCTACTTTGGCCGAGGCCCTTTCCACCTTGGAGAATACCGGTTACCGTTGCGTTCCGATCCTGGATGCAACGGGGACCCTCTTTCGGGGCAATATCTACAAGATGCACCTTTACCGCCACAAGTCGCGCGGGGGCGACATGTCCTTGCCGGTGACGACGTTGCTTAAAAACGCCACCAAGTTCATCTCAAAGGACGCCGCCTTTTATAACGTCTTTTTCACCATCCGTGATTTACCATACATCGCCGTTTTGGATGAGAACAACCGCTTTTACGGAATCTTAACCCATAATCGGCTCTTACAAATGCTAGCGACCGCTTGGAACGTTAACTCCGGCTCCTACGTCCTCTCGGTAGCGGTCCGCGACGAACGGGGGACCCTGGTAGCCATCGCCAAGGAAATCACCCGCTTTTGTCAAATCGCTAACGTCTTGTCGATCAGCCCAACCAAGGACGAAAAACAGGTTTTAATCACCCTACCCGATGGTGTAACCCAAGAAACGGTCGACAAAATTGTCCGGCGCTTAAACCGGAAGAACTTACCGGTCATCGAAATTGAAAACCTCCACCCGAACCTTTAG
- the pth gene encoding aminoacyl-tRNA hydrolase: MKMIVGLGNIGTRYDETRHNAGFMVVEQLARDFHLGAFTHEKVEAVTVTGLINGQKVMLVKPTTFMNESGRAVKPLMEYYDIALDDLIVVSDDLDMPVGKIKLKQRGASGGHNGLKSLIDHLGTREFNRVKLGIDHPKFGSVVSHVLGRFDTEERPVFEGAVLQAEQALIKWVQGTSFDQLMNEYN, from the coding sequence ATGAAAATGATCGTTGGATTAGGAAATATCGGCACCCGCTACGATGAAACCCGCCATAACGCGGGCTTTATGGTGGTCGAACAACTGGCGCGCGACTTCCACCTGGGGGCTTTTACCCATGAAAAGGTGGAAGCCGTTACCGTTACGGGCCTAATTAATGGCCAAAAGGTGATGCTTGTCAAGCCAACGACCTTTATGAACGAGTCGGGGCGGGCGGTTAAGCCACTAATGGAGTACTACGATATCGCATTAGACGACCTAATCGTAGTTAGCGACGACTTAGACATGCCGGTGGGTAAGATCAAGCTCAAGCAAAGGGGAGCGTCAGGGGGCCACAACGGCCTTAAGTCGTTAATCGACCACCTGGGGACCCGCGAGTTTAACCGGGTTAAGTTGGGGATCGACCACCCTAAGTTTGGCTCCGTGGTTAGCCACGTCCTCGGCCGGTTTGACACCGAGGAGCGCCCCGTTTTTGAAGGGGCGGTGCTGCAAGCTGAACAAGCCCTGATTAAGTGGGTGCAAGGGACTAGTTTTGATCAGTTAATGAATGAATACAATTAA
- the tilS gene encoding tRNA lysidine(34) synthetase TilS: MKDPKLTMERSPLGSRFFSSSNTLVVAVSTGVDSMVLLDLLQNLPKLKRPRLIVAHVNHHLRTQSTAEEAFLRTYCRQRNLPLEVAQWAVAEHPAKGIEAAARRFRYSFFATVMDKYQAQAVATAHHQDDLAETVLMKLIRGGRIEQLGALRWQRPFASGALIRPLLALNKQDLRRYAKDHQLTWFEDETNRDLTPFRNRVRHRYLPSLSVENPRLVTALASDAEQINDLLGLANERLGELDATLRTERGFSLAAFRRLSESTQRSYLRYYLTKRGVATIKEEQLHQLVTGLGDQTRPPQSFQLPNRWCLVKGYREAFLKKAGQMAQEGESEGEFVVELGQWYRLRAGGTFSVTRQPGQGSVTTVWLTNNQFPLTCRPVQAGDRLLLKGGTHQRVRRVLIDQKVPRDLRANQRVIVDALGQVVWLVGVKVAWFGRRPGALPVALCQREQ; the protein is encoded by the coding sequence ATGAAAGACCCTAAATTAACGATGGAGCGGTCCCCCCTGGGGAGCCGCTTTTTTTCGTCAAGCAACACCTTAGTCGTGGCCGTCTCAACCGGGGTGGACTCAATGGTGCTCTTAGACCTGCTCCAAAACTTACCTAAGTTAAAGCGTCCCCGTTTAATCGTTGCCCACGTTAACCACCACTTGCGTACCCAAAGCACCGCAGAAGAAGCCTTTTTACGTACGTATTGCCGGCAACGAAACCTTCCCCTCGAAGTGGCCCAGTGGGCGGTCGCAGAGCACCCAGCGAAGGGAATTGAAGCGGCGGCCCGCCGGTTTCGCTACTCCTTTTTTGCCACGGTGATGGACAAATACCAAGCCCAGGCGGTGGCAACGGCGCACCACCAAGACGACCTGGCGGAAACGGTCCTGATGAAGTTAATTCGTGGTGGTCGGATCGAACAATTAGGAGCGCTGAGATGGCAGCGCCCCTTTGCCAGTGGCGCACTAATTCGCCCTCTACTCGCGCTTAACAAACAAGACCTCCGCCGCTATGCTAAGGACCATCAGTTGACCTGGTTTGAAGATGAAACAAACCGTGATCTAACCCCGTTTCGCAACCGGGTTCGGCACCGCTACCTTCCAAGCCTCAGCGTTGAAAACCCCCGGCTCGTCACGGCGCTGGCTAGTGACGCCGAGCAAATCAATGACCTCTTGGGCTTGGCTAACGAACGACTAGGGGAACTCGATGCCACCCTGCGGACCGAACGGGGCTTTTCGTTGGCCGCCTTTCGTCGGTTGAGTGAAAGTACCCAACGTTCCTACCTCCGCTACTACCTAACCAAACGGGGCGTTGCAACGATTAAAGAAGAACAGCTTCACCAACTGGTAACCGGGTTAGGCGACCAAACCAGGCCGCCCCAGAGCTTCCAACTGCCCAATCGGTGGTGCTTGGTTAAGGGCTACCGGGAGGCCTTCCTTAAAAAAGCCGGGCAAATGGCCCAGGAAGGCGAATCGGAGGGGGAGTTTGTGGTAGAATTGGGCCAGTGGTATCGTCTCCGGGCGGGGGGGACTTTTTCAGTCACCCGCCAGCCAGGCCAAGGGTCAGTGACCACGGTTTGGTTGACTAACAACCAGTTTCCCCTGACTTGCCGTCCCGTTCAAGCTGGTGACCGGCTATTGTTAAAGGGGGGCACACACCAACGGGTTCGGCGGGTCTTGATCGACCAAAAGGTTCCCCGTGACTTACGGGCGAACCAACGGGTGATTGTCGACGCCTTAGGCCAAGTGGTGTGGTTAGTCGGGGTGAAGGTGGCTTGGTTTGGCCGCCGACCAGGGGCGCTACCGGTAGCGTTATGCCAACGAGAACAATGA